One window from the genome of Sulfodiicoccus acidiphilus encodes:
- a CDS encoding winged helix-turn-helix transcriptional regulator, which yields MDSLYYDILRYLMEDGRTPKRRIASMLNVDPSSVEVRFKKMMEEEIIKRFALYVDYSALGLERAFASFKGLPEERIKELNGVVAYFTCAEGNTVMEVVARRRDELMETIKVAGQPWKVWIQPPSPSPLPSIDKYLLKVLAEDPRAKEFKVAEALKVSARTVRRHLRHLKTKGVMRVIPIVDLRKVQGIMFSVHTKAADEVKKVVRARPLWETSKGETVTMNYFVKDVAEVRKVSEQVVKLDPDATVTIKTSYDVKTPSWALA from the coding sequence ATGGATAGCCTCTATTACGACATTCTCAGGTACCTTATGGAGGACGGGAGGACGCCGAAGAGGAGGATTGCGTCGATGTTGAACGTCGATCCATCGTCAGTGGAGGTGAGGTTCAAGAAAATGATGGAGGAAGAGATTATAAAGAGGTTCGCCCTCTACGTCGACTACTCCGCCCTCGGCCTGGAGAGGGCCTTTGCGTCATTTAAGGGGCTACCCGAAGAGAGGATCAAGGAGCTCAATGGAGTGGTGGCGTACTTCACTTGCGCTGAGGGAAACACCGTTATGGAGGTAGTCGCCAGGAGGAGGGACGAGTTGATGGAAACAATAAAGGTGGCGGGACAACCTTGGAAGGTCTGGATTCAACCCCCGTCCCCTAGCCCACTACCTTCGATTGACAAGTACCTCCTAAAGGTCCTTGCCGAGGATCCGCGTGCCAAGGAATTCAAGGTCGCTGAGGCCCTTAAGGTGTCAGCTCGGACAGTAAGGCGACACTTGAGGCACCTCAAGACAAAGGGGGTGATGAGGGTGATACCAATCGTGGATCTAAGAAAGGTGCAGGGGATAATGTTCTCAGTCCACACTAAAGCTGCAGACGAAGTGAAGAAGGTGGTACGTGCGAGGCCCTTGTGGGAAACTTCGAAGGGAGAGACAGTTACAATGAACTACTTCGTTAAGGACGTCGCCGAGGTCAGGAAAGTCTCAGAGCAAGTTGTCAAGCTGGATCCAGATGCCACGGTGACAATAAAGACCTCATATGACGTGAAGACCCCCAGCTGGGCCTTGGCCTGA
- a CDS encoding MFS transporter: MPELGKLIDSSRWTPTHTAIVASLSLGYFMWGVISSISYLVYPTYHNVFFIILPPAASLAGNLVMAKLSDLNLGRKRTFFLTMGMYGGGSLLVVLATLFLRANIFAVAAGLLLAQFGVDGEVPVALSMSAETIPLKWRDQVLVATPNFDNVGATVAAALSLAVYSLSNSYYIVAVALGAFAAATMGVALFVRYRLPESVRWLEAKGDESRAREEVKKLASSNGGKIEEKTPSKYSSIRDRFIFLALIGLSQYLTYGLMAFVVADFYFTGVTLDVIVLVANLGASVAGFAALKLISKLSSRKFTLASFLGGTLTMVPIILALNYISDIYLFYLLLFLNMAFSELGWASRTIQEPTLMPTNVRAFMIGLVRTVPITAYALSEYLTSSWPLLWFVVFNLFLWALGTGASAWWYKVGYDVNMVPLELASQQAEERT; this comes from the coding sequence ATGCCTGAACTAGGGAAGCTAATAGATTCGTCTAGATGGACTCCCACCCATACGGCTATTGTGGCGTCCCTCTCCCTGGGCTACTTCATGTGGGGTGTGATCTCCTCCATCTCCTACCTGGTTTATCCAACTTACCACAACGTGTTCTTCATCATACTTCCACCTGCGGCGTCGCTTGCGGGCAACCTTGTCATGGCTAAGCTCTCCGACCTCAATTTGGGTAGGAAAAGGACGTTTTTCTTGACAATGGGAATGTACGGTGGGGGATCTCTCTTGGTGGTTCTAGCCACCCTGTTCCTTCGGGCCAACATCTTCGCGGTCGCGGCAGGTCTACTACTTGCCCAGTTCGGGGTGGATGGTGAGGTGCCGGTTGCCCTCTCCATGTCCGCTGAGACCATACCACTGAAGTGGAGGGACCAAGTGTTGGTGGCTACCCCGAACTTCGACAACGTTGGTGCGACGGTGGCAGCAGCGCTCAGTTTAGCAGTGTACTCTCTTTCCAACTCCTATTATATTGTGGCCGTAGCGTTGGGGGCTTTCGCGGCCGCCACAATGGGTGTGGCCCTTTTCGTGAGATATAGACTCCCCGAGTCCGTCAGGTGGCTGGAGGCCAAGGGAGACGAGAGTCGAGCTAGAGAGGAGGTGAAGAAGCTGGCTTCCTCAAACGGAGGAAAAATCGAGGAAAAGACACCATCTAAATACAGTTCCATCAGGGACAGGTTCATTTTCCTAGCGTTAATAGGACTTTCTCAGTACCTAACGTACGGTCTCATGGCATTTGTGGTGGCGGACTTCTACTTCACGGGAGTGACCCTGGACGTAATAGTTCTAGTGGCGAATTTGGGAGCTTCTGTCGCAGGTTTCGCCGCTCTGAAATTGATAAGTAAACTGAGTTCAAGGAAGTTCACCTTGGCCTCGTTCCTCGGAGGCACCCTGACCATGGTACCCATAATCTTGGCGCTGAACTACATCTCAGACATATACCTTTTCTACTTACTGCTCTTCCTCAACATGGCCTTCAGTGAGTTGGGTTGGGCCAGCAGGACAATACAGGAACCGACGCTGATGCCGACCAACGTTAGGGCCTTCATGATAGGGCTAGTCAGGACAGTGCCCATAACTGCCTACGCCCTCTCGGAGTACCTCACTTCCTCATGGCCGCTGCTTTGGTTCGTCGTCTTCAACCTATTCCTCTGGGCCTTGGGAACAGGGGCTAGTGCTTGGTGGTACAAGGTGGGTTACGATGTTAACATGGTGCCACTGGAGTTGGCTTCCCAGCAGGCGGAGGAGAGAACATAA
- a CDS encoding ABC transporter substrate-binding protein, producing MRTSTLAVTLVVVVVLGVTAYFAYERSPSVTVKQGPYYPISVVDGLGRNVTISSFPSRIVSLAPSDTQILVALGLGKDLVAVDYYSYQLLQELNMTSVLPSNVTVLPPNVTYPTLNSEAIKVLEPSLVVADAGIDGQYLQQFQQAGLNVVFTRGDLDTNFTGIYQDVELLGKVFDMQSQARQLVKWMESKVFLYNSTPTVPVAYVICWTPQDDFYTISRGSFINGIIETAGGKNVYANLSNPYPEVSGETILAYRPPVIIANCVYNVSYTTDLINSYVNYPHRLYVVGCPLPVSLINEPGPLSVYGLEMMRAIINGSAPFFLNDSYVQKLNVTLPVF from the coding sequence ATGAGAACTTCGACCTTGGCTGTCACGCTCGTGGTAGTAGTCGTCCTAGGGGTTACAGCCTACTTCGCATACGAGAGGTCTCCATCCGTTACCGTGAAGCAAGGCCCCTACTATCCCATCTCTGTTGTGGACGGCCTGGGTAGGAACGTCACTATCTCGTCCTTCCCTTCCAGAATAGTGTCCTTAGCACCTAGTGACACACAGATCCTCGTAGCGTTAGGACTTGGGAAGGACTTGGTAGCAGTCGACTATTACTCATATCAGCTCCTACAAGAACTCAACATGACGTCGGTCCTTCCTAGCAACGTCACAGTCCTTCCGCCTAACGTCACCTATCCTACCCTGAACTCCGAGGCGATAAAGGTACTCGAACCTTCCCTCGTGGTGGCAGATGCTGGGATCGACGGACAGTACCTTCAACAGTTCCAGCAGGCGGGGTTGAACGTAGTCTTCACCAGGGGAGATCTCGACACGAACTTCACGGGAATATATCAGGATGTCGAGCTATTAGGTAAGGTGTTCGATATGCAGAGCCAAGCTAGACAGTTAGTGAAGTGGATGGAGAGTAAAGTATTCCTATACAATTCCACTCCCACGGTCCCTGTGGCTTACGTCATATGTTGGACCCCTCAGGACGACTTCTACACAATCTCTAGAGGTTCCTTCATAAATGGGATAATTGAGACGGCAGGAGGAAAGAACGTCTACGCTAACCTGTCCAACCCCTATCCAGAGGTCTCTGGCGAAACCATATTGGCCTACAGGCCTCCCGTAATAATTGCTAACTGTGTCTACAATGTCAGTTACACAACTGATCTCATTAATTCATATGTGAACTATCCACACAGACTTTACGTGGTTGGATGCCCGTTGCCAGTGTCATTAATAAACGAGCCCGGCCCTCTCTCAGTGTACGGTCTGGAGATGATGAGGGCAATTATAAATGGCTCGGCACCCTTCTTTCTAAACGATTCCTATGTCCAAAAGCTCAACGTCACTCTCCCCGTTTTTTGA
- a CDS encoding peptidase dimerization domain-containing protein, with protein sequence MKYVLLPRETEGGALFGKPTRTIDNMVSGYVGEGSKTVVPHRASVKLAFRLVPNQDPCNMSKSLKDYLEGRRFPAKLSEMGLEYSVRTPPNTTLVRALFLSTERIYTSRPFMVSNSAWT encoded by the coding sequence TTGAAGTACGTACTCCTACCCAGGGAGACTGAAGGAGGCGCGCTCTTCGGGAAGCCCACCCGCACCATAGATAACATGGTTTCGGGCTACGTAGGAGAGGGAAGTAAGACAGTGGTCCCTCACAGGGCTTCAGTCAAACTTGCCTTCAGACTTGTGCCCAATCAAGATCCATGCAACATGTCGAAGTCACTTAAGGACTACTTGGAAGGCAGGAGGTTTCCAGCGAAGTTGAGCGAGATGGGACTGGAGTACTCCGTCAGGACTCCTCCCAACACCACGTTGGTTAGGGCTCTCTTCTTGTCAACTGAACGAATCTACACCTCTAGGCCGTTCATGGTCTCCAACTCGGCATGGACTTAA
- a CDS encoding alcohol dehydrogenase catalytic domain-containing protein, with amino-acid sequence MKALQFDSPGLDKLRVVDLPKPKPEAHEVLLRVEMAGVNPVDYSVVTGNFAKPMPHVPGAEVAGTVEEVGQHVRSLKPGDKVVLYNRVFDGNCDMCASGMEMECRNGGIMSIVTNGGFAEYMVAPEWNLIKVPEVGWDVAASLPVAALTSYHALKVTGVSPGKAVAVIGASGNTGIFAVQLAKLMGATVVALSSKSWLKEFGADYVSNYSGAKGQVEKATDGLGVDVVVATLGAAHVNEAMSWLKAGGKVVTFGAIGGDELKLSLSALYGRHLSLVGTTGGTRAELMELARLSPRLKVKTWKIYPLAEGATALSALRSSERDGRIFIEP; translated from the coding sequence ATGAAAGCTCTGCAGTTCGATTCTCCTGGTCTGGATAAGTTGAGGGTAGTCGATCTACCTAAACCCAAGCCCGAGGCCCACGAAGTTTTGTTGCGTGTAGAGATGGCTGGGGTCAACCCAGTAGACTATTCCGTGGTAACAGGTAACTTCGCTAAGCCTATGCCTCACGTTCCGGGAGCCGAAGTGGCAGGCACGGTGGAGGAAGTTGGACAACATGTGAGGTCATTGAAGCCAGGCGACAAGGTAGTCCTGTATAACAGGGTTTTCGACGGGAACTGTGACATGTGCGCCTCCGGGATGGAAATGGAGTGTAGAAACGGAGGCATAATGAGCATAGTGACAAATGGGGGATTCGCGGAGTACATGGTGGCTCCAGAATGGAACCTCATTAAGGTCCCTGAGGTGGGTTGGGATGTGGCCGCGTCTTTGCCCGTGGCTGCCCTCACTTCCTATCACGCTCTCAAGGTAACGGGAGTCTCCCCAGGTAAGGCGGTTGCTGTCATAGGTGCCTCGGGAAACACCGGAATTTTCGCCGTACAGCTAGCTAAGTTAATGGGTGCAACTGTTGTAGCTCTTTCCTCCAAATCTTGGCTTAAGGAGTTCGGCGCCGACTATGTGTCCAACTACTCTGGAGCGAAAGGACAGGTGGAGAAGGCTACGGATGGGCTAGGAGTGGACGTAGTGGTGGCAACCCTCGGCGCTGCTCACGTTAACGAGGCGATGAGTTGGTTGAAGGCCGGAGGTAAGGTGGTCACGTTCGGAGCTATAGGTGGAGACGAACTGAAGCTTTCCCTCTCCGCACTCTATGGTAGACATCTGAGCTTGGTAGGGACGACTGGAGGGACGAGGGCCGAGTTAATGGAGCTCGCTAGGCTGTCCCCCAGATTGAAGGTGAAGACTTGGAAGATCTACCCCTTGGCAGAGGGAGCTACGGCCCTATCCGCTCTACGCTCTAGTGAGAGAGATGGCCGTATATTCATAGAACCGTAG
- a CDS encoding SDR family NAD(P)-dependent oxidoreductase produces MRLQDRKVLVAGVSRGLGYSVAYLALKEGAYVTLNSRDERKLSQLKEELSSYGKVNTVQGDLSTPQGAKSVVEEATKLMGGLDHLVITVGGYVEDTIEDPSGLEEMLTNHVRVPVYLVKAASKYLREGSSIVAVSSMVALGVADPAQLSYAAAKTALVKLVEVLAAELLPRGVRVNGVAPSFIKGDFEPGREWRKMRKLGDDGAPPEDFASVVLWLLTDESEWVDGVVIPVDGGARLKKRGE; encoded by the coding sequence ATGAGGCTCCAGGACAGAAAGGTGTTGGTCGCTGGGGTAAGCCGGGGACTAGGTTACAGCGTGGCCTACCTCGCACTAAAGGAAGGAGCGTATGTCACCCTGAACTCTAGGGACGAGAGGAAACTCTCCCAACTCAAGGAAGAACTGTCGAGTTACGGAAAGGTCAACACAGTTCAGGGCGACCTCTCAACTCCTCAGGGCGCCAAATCGGTGGTGGAAGAGGCAACGAAATTGATGGGTGGGTTAGACCACCTGGTCATAACTGTGGGTGGATACGTAGAGGACACAATAGAAGATCCGTCGGGACTAGAGGAGATGCTCACTAACCACGTCAGAGTGCCCGTATACTTAGTGAAAGCGGCCTCAAAGTACCTTAGAGAAGGCTCGTCCATAGTAGCGGTGAGCTCCATGGTCGCCTTAGGCGTGGCCGATCCGGCTCAACTCTCCTACGCAGCTGCTAAGACGGCGCTCGTGAAGTTGGTAGAGGTGTTGGCAGCAGAACTCCTGCCACGAGGAGTGAGAGTCAATGGTGTCGCACCTTCATTCATAAAGGGAGACTTCGAACCGGGAAGGGAGTGGAGGAAGATGAGGAAGTTAGGAGACGATGGAGCTCCTCCGGAGGACTTCGCATCAGTAGTGCTTTGGTTGTTAACCGACGAATCTGAATGGGTGGACGGTGTGGTCATACCGGTAGACGGAGGAGCTAGACTCAAAAAACGGGGAGAGTGA
- a CDS encoding P-loop NTPase, whose protein sequence is MRFSVVGVKGGVGKSTLSVALAKLFARSGRRVLLVDRDLIGWSSHLLGLHGGSLIGAAAGREEPFHLTVEEGKGSVTVVRVNPDPPEFGRYFSRASEGRVEELYVGLLRGSEVQVVDNPSNVFFDDPLVRVELRAYLSALPGDRWYRVYVSDPSERGVEATLKYAEALEASAPGERRGPSW, encoded by the coding sequence ATGAGGTTCTCCGTCGTGGGGGTGAAGGGAGGGGTGGGGAAGTCGACCCTCTCCGTGGCCCTCGCCAAGCTCTTCGCGAGGTCTGGAAGGAGGGTGCTCCTAGTGGACAGGGACCTGATAGGGTGGAGCTCCCACCTCCTGGGCCTCCACGGGGGGAGCCTGATAGGTGCGGCTGCTGGGAGGGAGGAGCCCTTCCACCTCACAGTGGAGGAGGGAAAGGGGAGCGTCACCGTGGTGAGGGTGAACCCGGACCCGCCAGAGTTCGGCAGGTACTTCTCTAGGGCCTCGGAGGGGAGGGTGGAGGAGCTCTACGTCGGCCTCTTGAGGGGGAGCGAAGTGCAGGTGGTGGACAACCCCTCCAACGTGTTCTTCGACGACCCCCTAGTGAGGGTGGAGCTGAGGGCCTACCTCTCCGCCCTGCCCGGGGACAGGTGGTACAGGGTCTACGTCTCGGACCCTTCCGAGAGGGGGGTGGAGGCGACCCTGAAGTACGCCGAGGCCCTCGAGGCCTCCGCCCCGGGGGAGAGGCGGGGGCCTTCGTGGTGA